In one Winogradskyella sp. MH6 genomic region, the following are encoded:
- a CDS encoding Crp/Fnr family transcriptional regulator, translating to MSKCESCIIKEFNSLKSLTREELMRVSACKTGKIYRKGQIIFEEGETLNGVYCVRDGVCKLTKLSENGKDQVVKLVVKGDLLGKRSLVSDQKTNLSAVALNDMEMCFIPKSEIIDDLSKNPKFTMDVLREMANDLKESDVSLVNMAQKSVKRRMAEILMYSHDNFGTDNEGYLSIVLSREDYASIVGTATESAIRILSQFKKEGLISTTGKRIKIDDYNGLKWIE from the coding sequence ATGAGCAAATGTGAGTCTTGTATTATTAAGGAATTTAATTCCTTAAAATCCCTAACACGAGAAGAACTAATGCGAGTTTCTGCATGTAAAACTGGAAAAATTTATAGAAAAGGGCAAATCATCTTTGAAGAAGGCGAAACGCTAAATGGTGTTTACTGTGTAAGAGATGGAGTATGTAAACTGACAAAGCTAAGCGAAAACGGTAAGGATCAAGTTGTAAAGCTTGTTGTTAAAGGTGACTTATTGGGTAAGCGTTCTTTGGTATCTGATCAAAAAACAAATTTGAGTGCAGTAGCCTTAAATGATATGGAGATGTGCTTTATCCCAAAAAGTGAAATAATTGATGATTTATCAAAAAATCCAAAGTTCACTATGGATGTGCTAAGAGAGATGGCGAATGATTTAAAAGAGTCTGATGTGTCATTGGTAAATATGGCTCAAAAATCTGTAAAAAGAAGGATGGCAGAAATTCTTATGTATAGTCACGATAATTTTGGTACAGATAATGAAGGTTATTTAAGTATTGTACTCTCTCGTGAAGATTATGCGAGTATAGTAGGAACAGCAACTGAGTCTGCTATTAGGATTTTGTCTCAGTTTAAAAAAGAAGGACTGATATCTACTACAGGAAAACGTATAAAAATTGATGATTATAACGGTCTTAAGTGGATAGAATAA
- a CDS encoding heavy metal translocating P-type ATPase, producing the protein MENNSCFHCGDDCGNHPITFQDKSFCCNGCKTVYEIFNENDLTCYYDLQNAPGAVPKEIEGKYDFLSQDSIIEKLTEFRSDTAEVATLYIPHIHCSSCIWILENLNKLDPNISSSQVNFGKKTVRVTYNPEATNLKSIVLLLSSIGYEPYISLDDFSSGKNHINRSLIYKLGVASFGFGNIMFLSFPEYFELNEFWLEQYKHVFRWLMFAMSIPIVFYSAQDYFISAYKGLKAKLLNIDVPIALGVSVLFIRSTIEIIFDLGSGFFDSLAGLIFFLLVGKFFQQKTYDFLSFERDYKSYFPIAITKIGKNGEESSIQVYDIEKGDRILIRNEELIPVDGILINGKGEIDYSFVTGESQTVSKKSGDKLFAGGKQTSGVIELEALKSVEQSYLTQLWSNDVFNKNKEDGFATITNKVSKHFTIAILSIAFIATTFWLITDASKAMNVFTAVLIIACPCAIALSAPFTFGNLLRIFGKLKFYIKNASVIEKLAQIDTVIFDKTGTITSNKSSNAIYDGELLSDTENLVLKNSLRGSNHPLSRSLYNILDEHNIVTLDTFEEHIGKGIEAKHNDINLKIGSASFVGNTQEAAVLNTTVHISSNNVYKGKYTFYNSYRKGVSKLFNKLKKQFDLVILSGDNEGERENLKKLLPAKTKLIFNQKPEDKLDFIKYHQSEGAKVLMIGDGLNDAGALAQSDVGIAISEDVNVFSPACDAILDASKFKELYAYIKASKSAIKIIKWSFVLSFIYNVVGLYFAVTGQLAPVVAAILMPLSSISIVVFTTVFTNFLGRKLK; encoded by the coding sequence ATGGAAAACAACTCATGTTTTCATTGTGGTGACGACTGTGGTAATCACCCAATTACATTTCAGGATAAATCGTTTTGTTGTAATGGTTGCAAAACTGTTTACGAAATTTTTAATGAAAATGATTTAACCTGCTACTACGACTTACAAAATGCACCTGGAGCAGTTCCGAAAGAGATTGAAGGTAAATACGACTTTTTATCCCAAGATTCTATTATTGAAAAGTTAACCGAATTTAGAAGCGACACAGCTGAAGTAGCTACGCTATACATTCCCCATATTCATTGTAGTTCTTGTATTTGGATTTTAGAAAATTTAAACAAATTAGATCCTAATATTTCATCTTCGCAAGTCAACTTTGGTAAGAAAACTGTACGTGTTACCTATAATCCTGAAGCAACAAATTTAAAGTCCATTGTGCTTTTATTGAGCTCAATCGGTTATGAACCTTACATTAGTCTTGATGATTTTAGTTCTGGAAAAAATCATATCAATAGAAGCCTTATCTATAAATTAGGTGTAGCCAGTTTTGGGTTTGGAAACATTATGTTTCTCTCTTTTCCAGAATATTTTGAACTTAATGAATTTTGGTTAGAACAGTACAAGCATGTGTTTAGATGGTTAATGTTTGCCATGTCTATTCCCATTGTTTTTTATTCTGCGCAAGATTATTTTATTTCCGCGTACAAAGGCTTAAAAGCAAAGCTTTTAAATATTGATGTACCAATTGCACTGGGTGTTTCTGTATTATTTATTAGAAGTACTATTGAGATTATTTTTGATTTAGGCTCTGGCTTTTTTGATAGTCTTGCTGGTTTGATTTTCTTCCTTCTGGTTGGAAAATTCTTTCAACAAAAAACCTATGACTTTTTATCGTTTGAACGCGATTATAAATCCTACTTCCCTATTGCCATTACTAAGATTGGTAAAAATGGAGAAGAATCATCCATACAGGTTTATGATATTGAGAAAGGAGACAGAATACTTATTAGAAATGAAGAGCTAATTCCTGTTGATGGTATTTTAATCAACGGTAAAGGAGAGATAGATTACAGTTTTGTGACTGGTGAATCTCAGACTGTTTCAAAAAAATCTGGAGATAAGCTTTTTGCTGGTGGCAAACAAACCTCTGGAGTCATAGAGCTAGAAGCTTTAAAATCTGTTGAGCAAAGCTACTTAACCCAACTTTGGAGTAACGATGTCTTTAACAAGAATAAAGAAGATGGCTTTGCAACCATAACCAACAAGGTGAGTAAACATTTTACGATAGCTATTTTATCAATTGCTTTTATTGCCACAACATTTTGGCTGATTACAGACGCAAGCAAAGCCATGAATGTATTTACAGCAGTACTTATTATTGCTTGTCCTTGTGCAATTGCGCTATCGGCTCCATTTACTTTTGGAAACTTATTACGAATATTTGGCAAACTGAAATTTTATATCAAAAATGCAAGTGTTATTGAAAAACTGGCACAGATAGATACTGTAATTTTTGATAAAACAGGAACCATTACTTCAAATAAATCTAGTAATGCTATCTATGATGGCGAGCTACTTTCTGACACTGAAAATTTAGTGTTAAAAAATTCATTGAGAGGTTCTAACCATCCTTTAAGTAGAAGCCTTTATAATATTTTGGATGAACACAATATTGTAACCCTAGACACTTTTGAAGAGCATATTGGTAAAGGTATTGAAGCAAAACATAATGATATTAATCTTAAAATAGGCTCGGCAAGTTTTGTTGGTAATACGCAAGAAGCTGCCGTTTTAAATACTACCGTTCATATTAGTAGCAATAATGTTTATAAAGGAAAATACACCTTTTATAATAGTTATAGAAAAGGAGTTTCTAAACTCTTTAATAAACTAAAAAAGCAATTCGATTTAGTCATTCTTTCAGGAGATAATGAAGGGGAACGTGAAAACCTAAAGAAATTATTGCCTGCAAAAACAAAACTCATTTTCAACCAAAAACCCGAGGATAAACTAGATTTCATCAAATATCACCAATCTGAAGGAGCAAAAGTATTAATGATAGGAGATGGTTTAAATGATGCTGGCGCCTTAGCTCAAAGTGATGTTGGTATTGCTATATCAGAAGATGTAAATGTGTTCTCACCTGCTTGTGATGCGATTTTAGACGCTTCAAAATTTAAAGAATTATATGCGTATATTAAAGCATCTAAATCAGCCATAAAAATCATAAAATGGAGCTTTGTGCTTTCATTTATTTATAATGTCGTAGGATTATATTTTGCTGTAACAGGACAATTAGCACCTGTTGTTGCGGCAATATTAATGCCTTTGAGTTCTATAAGTATTGTTGTCTTTACAACTGTTTTTACGAATTTCTTAGGCAGAAAACTAAAATAG
- a CDS encoding CRISPR-associated DxTHG motif protein has protein sequence MSEETEQEEPKKSRKKINWTTDKIMSTSALFISVISLIALLYQSYLAREENRLTQMQQSASVLPHLNQWYSEYGNNFKFVIGNKGVGPAFIDNVEILLDTTHSFNNTDDLFDYIFKNTKGLDTIPYSKNTLIKGFVLPANEQINVLEINNAKNLNLVKDLLSKKVILYKITYKDVYGTKWLLSNEDYNNNSSTIPVLLDN, from the coding sequence ATGTCTGAGGAAACCGAACAAGAAGAGCCGAAAAAATCCAGAAAAAAAATCAACTGGACCACTGATAAAATTATGAGCACGTCTGCTCTATTTATAAGTGTTATTTCACTTATCGCTTTACTATACCAATCGTACTTGGCCAGGGAAGAAAACAGACTTACACAAATGCAGCAAAGTGCATCCGTACTTCCTCACTTAAACCAATGGTATAGTGAGTACGGCAACAATTTTAAGTTTGTAATTGGAAACAAAGGTGTTGGACCAGCTTTTATTGATAATGTTGAAATTTTATTAGATACTACGCATAGTTTTAATAATACCGATGACTTGTTTGATTATATTTTTAAAAACACAAAAGGTTTAGACACCATTCCTTATTCAAAAAACACATTGATAAAAGGATTTGTTTTGCCTGCCAATGAGCAAATCAATGTTTTAGAAATAAATAATGCTAAAAACCTAAACCTTGTAAAAGACTTATTGAGCAAAAAAGTCATTCTTTATAAAATCACTTATAAAGATGTTTACGGTACAAAATGGCTATTATCAAACGAAGATTATAATAACAACAGTAGCACAATTCCTGTTTTATTAGATAACTAA
- the ccoS gene encoding cbb3-type cytochrome oxidase assembly protein CcoS: MSVIYILLTVSVIVGVTFLIIFLLAVKSGQYDDSYTPSVRMLFEDEIIKTKKNNSTQTKTD; the protein is encoded by the coding sequence ATGAGTGTTATATATATTTTATTAACTGTTAGCGTCATAGTTGGCGTCACATTTTTAATCATTTTTTTATTAGCCGTAAAGTCTGGCCAGTATGATGATAGTTATACGCCTTCGGTACGTATGCTCTTTGAAGACGAAATTATTAAGACCAAAAAGAATAACTCAACACAAACAAAAACTGACTAA
- a CDS encoding WD40/YVTN/BNR-like repeat-containing protein, translating to MKRFLSCVMLCCVALLSAQEFSMDLVKNMAPRNIGPGGMSGRVTAIDVVNDNPDIMYVGTASGGLWKSTSGGIKWEPIFDKEVTASIGAVEIQQSNPSVIWVGTGEGNPRNSLNGGYGIYKSLDGGKSWMAMGLEKTRHIHRIIVDPTNPDVVYVGAIGSPWGEHPERGVFKTTDGGKTWEKILFANNKTGVADLVMDPSNPNKLFAAMWEHKRDPWFFNSGGKGSALHMTHDGGKTWKKITEEDGFPKGDLGRIGVAIAPGKPNIVYALVEADKNALYKSEDGGFKWQKVNDKNDIGNRPFYYSEIYVDPQNENRVYSVFTYVNVSEDGGKNFTQLMPAYGVSNGVHPDHHAWWIHPEDGSFMIDGNDGGMNITKDGGKTWRFIGNLPVAQFYHIAVDNEFPYNVYGGMQDNGSWRGPAYVWKDQGIRNSYWQEISFGDGFDVVPDRDNSRYGWSMSQQGYVSRYDWQTGNNYLVRPTHPDANVELRFNWNSAINIDPFDNSTIYFGSQFVHKSIDKGETWTIISPDLTTNDPEKLKQSESGGLTMDATGAENHCTVLVIEPSPVEKDMLWVGTDDGRVHYTTDGGKNWKDVSKNITGLPKGSWIVQIKASNKNKGEALLIANDYRRFNYTPYAYRTKNYGKTWERIVDDRDVKSYTLAIVEDIEEPNLMFLGTDDGLYVSVNAGEQWTKWTEGFPTTSVKDLVIHPREHDLVIGTFGRAAWVLDDIRPLRAMTKDKSVINSNIELFDPPTAYQAAYQQPTGSRFGADAMYHGENRNRGAHFTYMLNKKEAIKSDIKSDSKKGDKNISDKKVGNEISWDSLTLKIYDGDRLIRTLKQKSPEENGIHKWTWYMDEAGVSRPSRRVRKQNREPGGVSVKPGDYKAVLHYGNLTSETTISVKSDPRLEISQKNIDEVYVASKQLEQLQEKAAEAVEQLVKSKTIAEDYKTKLSKLDKETYKDQIENSKETIKAIDSLIDSYLGKVDKRQGITRNPEVTPMQRLRTAQGYVYDSQIGLTSTETTLIQHAKDAFDKVFGETNKFFNTTWKDYQNKMKDLKVDPFKETKIFSVD from the coding sequence ATGAAACGTTTTCTCTCATGTGTTATGCTTTGCTGTGTAGCACTACTTTCTGCACAAGAATTTTCGATGGATTTAGTAAAAAACATGGCTCCCAGAAACATTGGTCCTGGTGGCATGTCTGGTCGTGTTACAGCTATAGATGTCGTAAACGACAATCCAGATATCATGTATGTTGGCACGGCTTCGGGCGGACTTTGGAAATCAACTTCTGGAGGTATAAAATGGGAACCCATTTTCGATAAAGAGGTTACAGCTTCTATAGGTGCTGTTGAAATTCAGCAATCTAATCCGAGTGTAATATGGGTTGGTACAGGTGAAGGTAATCCTCGTAACTCACTAAATGGCGGTTACGGAATATACAAATCGCTAGATGGTGGAAAATCTTGGATGGCTATGGGTTTAGAGAAAACTAGACATATACATAGAATCATTGTTGATCCAACTAATCCTGATGTGGTTTATGTAGGTGCTATCGGTTCTCCTTGGGGAGAACATCCTGAACGTGGAGTCTTTAAAACTACAGATGGTGGCAAAACATGGGAAAAAATTCTTTTTGCAAACAACAAAACTGGTGTTGCTGATTTGGTGATGGATCCTTCTAACCCAAACAAACTATTCGCTGCTATGTGGGAACACAAGCGAGATCCTTGGTTTTTTAATTCTGGTGGAAAAGGTTCTGCATTGCACATGACGCATGATGGCGGTAAAACATGGAAAAAAATTACTGAAGAAGACGGTTTCCCAAAAGGAGATTTAGGTCGTATTGGTGTGGCTATTGCACCTGGCAAACCAAACATTGTTTACGCTTTAGTTGAAGCAGACAAAAATGCATTGTACAAAAGTGAAGATGGTGGTTTTAAATGGCAAAAAGTCAACGATAAAAATGATATTGGAAATCGTCCTTTTTACTACTCCGAAATTTACGTAGATCCTCAAAATGAAAACCGTGTATATTCCGTATTCACATATGTAAACGTTTCTGAAGATGGTGGTAAAAACTTTACTCAACTCATGCCTGCCTATGGTGTAAGTAATGGTGTTCACCCAGACCATCATGCATGGTGGATTCATCCTGAAGATGGTAGTTTTATGATTGACGGTAACGATGGTGGTATGAATATTACCAAAGATGGTGGAAAAACGTGGAGATTTATTGGCAATCTTCCTGTGGCGCAGTTTTATCACATAGCCGTGGATAATGAATTTCCATATAACGTCTATGGTGGCATGCAAGACAATGGGTCTTGGCGAGGACCTGCTTATGTTTGGAAAGACCAAGGCATAAGAAATAGCTACTGGCAAGAAATAAGTTTTGGTGATGGGTTTGATGTGGTTCCAGATAGAGATAACTCTCGTTACGGTTGGTCTATGAGTCAACAAGGTTACGTTAGCAGATACGATTGGCAAACTGGCAATAATTATCTAGTGAGACCAACGCATCCTGATGCTAATGTAGAATTACGTTTTAATTGGAATTCTGCCATAAATATTGATCCTTTTGATAATAGTACCATCTATTTTGGAAGTCAGTTTGTACATAAATCGATTGATAAAGGTGAAACTTGGACTATCATCTCACCAGATCTTACCACTAATGATCCCGAAAAGCTAAAACAATCTGAAAGTGGTGGTTTAACTATGGATGCTACTGGTGCCGAAAATCACTGTACCGTTTTGGTTATAGAACCTTCTCCTGTTGAAAAAGACATGCTTTGGGTTGGTACAGATGATGGTCGCGTACATTATACTACAGATGGAGGGAAAAACTGGAAAGATGTTTCAAAAAACATTACAGGATTACCAAAAGGTAGCTGGATTGTACAAATAAAAGCTTCTAACAAAAATAAAGGAGAAGCCCTTTTAATAGCCAATGATTACAGACGTTTTAACTATACTCCATATGCTTACAGAACTAAAAACTATGGTAAAACATGGGAACGTATTGTAGATGATAGAGATGTTAAGAGCTATACTTTAGCTATAGTTGAAGATATTGAAGAACCAAATCTTATGTTTTTGGGTACAGATGATGGCTTGTATGTGTCTGTAAATGCAGGTGAACAATGGACAAAATGGACCGAAGGCTTCCCTACCACCTCTGTAAAAGATTTAGTAATTCATCCTCGTGAACACGATTTAGTTATAGGTACTTTTGGTAGAGCTGCTTGGGTTTTAGATGATATTAGGCCTTTGAGAGCTATGACAAAAGATAAGTCAGTTATCAACTCGAATATTGAATTATTTGATCCTCCAACAGCGTATCAAGCTGCCTACCAACAACCAACAGGAAGCCGTTTTGGTGCTGATGCTATGTATCATGGTGAAAATCGAAATCGAGGAGCACATTTCACCTATATGCTTAATAAAAAAGAAGCTATTAAATCTGATATTAAATCCGATTCTAAAAAAGGTGATAAAAATATTAGCGACAAAAAGGTTGGAAATGAAATTAGTTGGGACTCTCTAACTTTAAAAATATATGATGGAGATCGTTTAATCAGAACCTTAAAACAAAAATCCCCAGAGGAAAACGGTATTCATAAATGGACATGGTATATGGATGAAGCTGGTGTGAGTAGACCATCTAGAAGAGTTCGTAAGCAAAACCGCGAACCAGGAGGAGTTTCTGTAAAACCCGGAGATTACAAAGCTGTTTTGCATTATGGTAACTTAACTTCTGAAACCACAATTTCCGTTAAATCTGATCCTAGACTAGAGATATCTCAAAAAAATATAGATGAAGTTTATGTTGCATCCAAACAATTAGAGCAATTGCAAGAAAAAGCCGCTGAAGCTGTTGAGCAATTGGTTAAAAGTAAAACTATAGCTGAAGATTATAAAACAAAATTATCTAAACTAGATAAGGAGACTTACAAAGACCAGATTGAAAACTCTAAAGAAACTATAAAAGCTATAGATAGTTTAATAGATAGTTACTTAGGAAAAGTAGATAAGCGACAAGGCATTACCAGAAATCCTGAAGTAACACCAATGCAACGTTTGCGTACAGCCCAAGGTTATGTTTACGATAGTCAAATTGGACTAACCTCAACAGAAACTACATTAATTCAACACGCTAAAGATGCTTTTGATAAGGTTTTTGGTGAGACCAATAAATTTTTCAATACGACATGGAAAGATTATCAAAATAAAATGAAAGACTTAAAAGTTGATCCATTTAAAGAAACCAAAATTTTTAGTGTAGATTAA